The Salvelinus namaycush isolate Seneca unplaced genomic scaffold, SaNama_1.0 Scaffold3412, whole genome shotgun sequence genomic sequence aggtgtattaaaacactccagaaggtgtattaaaacactccagaaggtgtattaaaacactccagaaggtgtattgaaacactccagaaggtgtattgaaacactccagaaggtgtattgaaacactccagaaggtgtattgaaacactccagaaggtgtattgaaacactccagaaggtgtattgaaacactccagaaggtgtattaaaacactccagaaggtgtattaaaacactccagaaggtgtattaaaacactccagaaggtgtattaaaacactccagaaggtgtattaaaactcttcagaaggtgtattaaaacacttcagaaggtgtattaaaacacttcagaaggtgtattaaaactcctcagaaggtgtattaaaactcctcagaaggtgtattaaaactcctcagaaggtgtattaaaacacttcagaaggtgtattaaaacacttcagaaggtgtattaaaactcctcagaaggtgtattaaaacactccagaaggtgtattaaaactcctcagaaggtgtattaaaacacttcagaaggtgtattaaaactcctcagaaggtgtattaaaacactccagaaggtgtattaaaacacttcagaaggtgtattaaaactcctcagaaggtgtattaaaacactccagaaggtgtattaaaactcctcagaaggtgtattaaaactcCTCAGAAAGTGTTTTAaaacactccagaaggtgtattaaaactcctcagaaggtgtattaaaacactccagaaggtgtattaaaactcctcagaaggtgtattaaaacactccagaaggtgtattaaaactcctcagaaggtgtattaaaacactccagaaggtgtattaaaacactccagaaggtgtattaaaactcttcagaaggtgtattaaaacacttcagaaggtgtattaaaacacttcagaaggtgtattaaaactcctcagaaggtgtattaaaactcctcagaaggtgtattaaaactcctcagaaggtgtattaaaactcctcagaaggtgtattaaaacactccagaaggtgtattaaaactcctcagaaggtgtattaaaactcctcagaaggtgtattaaaactcctcagaaggtgtattaaaactcctcagaaggtgtattaaaacactccagaaggtgtattaaaacacctcagaaggtgtattaaaactcctcagaaggtgtattaaaacactccagaaggtgtattaaaactcctcagaaggtgtattaaaacactccagaaggtgtattaaaactcctcagaaggtgtattaaaacacttcagaaggtgtattaaaacactccagaaggtgtattaaaacactccagaaggtgtattaaaacactccagaaggtgtattaaaacactccagaaggtgtattaaaacactccagaaggtgtattaaaacactccagaaggtgtattaaaacactccagaaggtgtattaaaacactccagaaggtgtattaaaacactccagaaggtgtattaaaacacttcagaaggtgtattaaaacactccagaaggtgtattaaaacaccccagaaggtgtattaaaactcctcagaaggtgtattaaaactcctcagaaggtgtattaaaacactccagaaggtgtattaaaacactccagaaggtgtattaaaacacttcagaaggtgtattaaaacacttcagaaggtgtattaaaactcctcagaaggtgtattaaaacactccagaaggtgtattaaaacactccagaaggtgtattaaaactcctcagaaggtgtattaaaactcctcagaaggtgtattaaaactcctcagaaggtgtattaaaacactccagaaggtgtattaaaactcctcagaaggtgtattaaaactcctcagaaggtgtattaaaactcctcagaaggtgtattaaaacacctcagaaggtgtattaaaacacctcagaaggtgtattaaaacacctcagaaggtgtattaaaactcctcagaaggtgtattaaaattcctcagaaggtgtattaaaacacttcagaaggtgtattaaaacactccagaaggtgtattaaaacactccagaaggtgtattaaaacactccagaaggtgtattaaaacactccagaaggtgtattaaaacacttcagaaggtgtattaaaaTGCTTCAGCCCAGCTTGAacaaaaaaggttaaaaaaaaaggtaGTCAGGTGCTCAACttattttgtgtgtttgtgtgttgcagGGTAGGAGGGGTGTATTGTCGTTCTGTCCCAGTCAGCTGTTTGACCATCATGGCCCTGGGAAAGACTGACACCCAGtgagtcctctcctcctctcctcattcactcgacctcatctcctcctccactctcctcctctcctcattcactcgacctcctctcctcctccactctcctcctctcctcattcactcgacctcctctcctcctccactctcctcctctcctcattcactcgacctcctctcctcctccactctcctcctgtcctcattcactctgcctcctctcctcattCACTCTGCCTCATCTCCTCATtcactctgcctcctctcctcattcactctgcctcctctcctcattCACTCTGcctactctcctcctccactctgcctcctctcctcattcactctacctcctctcctcattcactctgcctcctctcctcattcactctgcctcctctcctcctccactctgcctcctctcctcattcactctacctcctctcctcattcactctgcctcctctcctcattcactctgcctcctctcctcctccactctgcctcctctcctcctccactctacctcctctcctcattcactctacctcctctcctcattcactctacctcctctccttctccactctacctcctctccttctccactctGCCTCCTCCCCTCATTCACTCTACCTCCTCCCCTCGTTCACTCTACCTCCTCCCCTCGTTCACTCTACCTCCTCCCCTCGTTCACTCTACCTCCTCCCCTCGTTCACTCTACCTCCTCCCCTCGTTcactctacctcctctccttctccactctgcctcctctcctcattcactctacctcctcctcattcactctgcctcctctcctcctccactctacctcctctcctcattcactctacctcctctcctcattcactctgcctcctctcctcctccactctacctcctctcctcctccactctgcctcctctcctcattcactctgcctcctctcctcattcactctgcctcctctcctcattcactctgcctcctccattttctctcgacctccaccctctcctccattttctctcgacctccaccctctcctccattttctctcgacctccaccctctcctccattttctctcgacctccaccctctcctccattttctctcgacctccaccctctcctccattTTCTCTCGACCTCCAGTCTGAagtctcttctctccttttcctcttccttgtctctctctccaggtcatgTGACTCTCCTCCGCCCATGATCCTTCTGGGTGTGTGGGCATTGGCAGGGGCAGAGCAGTGCATTGTGGGCCGGGTCAGAGGTCAcgtggtgtgtgttctctaccTGCAGCTGCAGTGGACTTGCTCTCTGTGTGGCAGTatatacacacaggtacacacagcaTACAcagactcccacacacacacagtcagtgtcAGTCTGTGGTTAGTAATCAGGAGTTCACAGAGTCATGGGAAAGGTTATTCCAGGTCACACAgctaactgtctctctctttcatataGGAGAGGTGTACTAGGTCTCAGCCTCCCTGTAATTCTACCTCTGCTGTGTTTCAGGCCGAAGCCAAGTGAGTTAACAAGTTTatcgtgtgtgttggggtgtgtgtgtttgcatattTGTGTGAattaatcgtgtgtgtgtgtgtgtgtgtgtgtgtgtgtgtgtgtgtgtgtgtgtgtgtgtgtgtgtgtgtgtgtgtgtgtgtgtgtacagggcaGCTGTAGAGGACGGCAGTGGAGAGGCCCATATTTGGTTCTCCTGTCCAGTCATTTCCGGTCTACTGGGGTTAGCCATGCCCCAGTGGGAGGGGCTTCAGAGGTCACTGAGGGTCAGAGGTCACCTCAGGGTCTACACACGGGGGCGGAGCCTGGTAAGGTCACTTAATCCGTCAATCAATTAATCACTTTTTGTATGTCCTTCTTGTGGGCACTTTATTGAGTCTGAAATGGCACCTTGTCCCTTGTATAACATGTTAtgagtctgaaatggcaccctgtcccTTATATAAcatgtctgaaatggcaccttgTCCCTTGTATAACATGTTATGAGTCTGAAATGGCACCTTGTCCCTTATATAACATGTTATGAGTCTGAAATGGCACCTTGTCCCTTATATAACATGTTATGAGTCTGAAATGGCACCTTGTCCCTTATATAACATGTtatgtgtctgaaatggcaccttgTCCCTTATATAACATGTTATGGGTCTGAAATGGCACCTTGTCCCTTATATAACATGTTATGGGTCTGAAATGGCACCTTGTCCCTTATATAACATGTtatgtgtctgaaatggcaccttgTCCCTTGTATAACATGTTATGAGTCTGAAATGGCACCTTGTCCCTTATATAACATGTTATGAGTCTGAAATGGCACCTTGTCCCTTGTATAACATGTTATGAGTCTGAAATGGCACCTTGTCCCTTATATAACATGTTAtgagtctgaaatggcaccctgtaCCTTATCTAACATGTTATGAGTTTGAAATGGCACCTTGTCCCTTGTATAACATGTTATGAGTCTAAAATGGCACCTTGTCCTATATATAACATGTTatgagtctcaaatggcaccctgtccctTATATAAcatgtctgaaatggcaccttgTCCCTTATATAACATGTTATGAGTCTGAAATGGCACCTTGTCCCTTATATAAcatgtctgaaatggcaccttgTCCCTTATATAAcatgtctgaaatggcaccttgTCCCTTATATAACatatgtctgaaatggcaccctctcctttatataaaatgtctgaaatggcaccttgTCCCTTATATAacatgtgtctgaaatggcaccttgTCCCTTATATAAcatgtctgaaatggcaccttgTCCCTTATATAAcatgtctgaaatggcaccttgTCCCTTATATAacatgtgtctgaaatggcaccttgTCCCTTATATAacatgtgtctgaaatggcaccttgTCCCTTATATAACATGAGTCTGAAATGGCACCTTGTCCCTTATATAACATGTtatgtgtctgaaatggcaccttgTCCCTTATATAACATGTCTGAACTGGCACCTTTGTCCCTTTACATAACATAGTGTCTGAAATGGCAACCTTTGTCCCTTATATAACATGTTATGAGTCTGAAATGGCCACCCTTGTCCCTTATATAACATTGTCTGAAATGGCAACCTGGTCCTCTTATAATGTAATGGCAACCTTGTCCCTAATAAcatgtctgaaatggcacccttgtCCCTTATATAAcatgtctgaaatggcaccttgGTCCCTTATATAACATGTCTGAAAT encodes the following:
- the ctc1 gene encoding CST complex subunit CTC1, with protein sequence MALGKTDTQSCDSPPPMILLGVWALAGAEQCIVGRVRGHVVCVLYLQLQWTCSLCGSIYTQERCTRSQPPCNSTSAVFQAEAKAAVEDGSGEAHIWFSCPVISGLLGLAMPQWEGLQRSLRVRGHLRVYTRGRSL